One part of the Euwallacea similis isolate ESF13 chromosome 30, ESF131.1, whole genome shotgun sequence genome encodes these proteins:
- the LOC136417745 gene encoding odorant receptor 67c-like, with product MAYIELYLILNENSIKKDLMSLNLCVTLIYTVIFCRRLITRISPSFTKMIKTIIEDEMKGNRIDDELVEFKNSIEKTLKTPIFKCKIYIYFVTIVCLTYFIKPIMVEPVEESYGNVTKILRELAISSWFSFDIQEHYKCIGALVGANFLIVIDILMISLILYPCRQLKKLDHLLRNFQDFKRKYQTLNVIEDEKMAVFLFFKHLIVRHENIFQYVNIYNKNMGYPMVLDFIQNSIQIAAALVQISGNEITLLLIASIATYSISMLLRLSLYYYHADELLILSQKLIHSIWESNWPDETPKIKFMTLMFIIRVQKPLVFTIGPFGVMSIQSFISMYYQKIINEQQKIKDQQKYYRSTNYEQTTIEQRKQDIILLLQKYGAIQVKNKRKTLHTDFFMIVKD from the exons ATGGCGTACATAGAATTATACTTGATTCTGAAcgaaaattccattaaaaaggATCTGATGTCTTTGAATCTATGTGTTACCTTGATATATACCGTTATTTTCTGTAGGCGATTGATAACACGAATAAGTCCCAGCTTCACGAAAATGATCAAGACAATTATTGAAGATGAAATGAAGGGAAACCGTATTGATGATGAATTGGTAGA ATTCAAAAACTCGATAGAGAAAACATTGAAAACgccaattttcaaatgtaagaTCTACATTTACTTCGTGACAATCGTGTGTTTGACATACTTCATAAAACCTATTATGGTTGAACCCGTTGAAGAATCATATGGCAATGTGACCAAGATTTTAAGAGAATTGGCTATATCCTCTTGGTTTTCTTTTGATATACAAGAGCACTATAAG TGTATAGGCGCTTTAGTGGGGgctaattttttaatagtcaTCGATATCCTCATGATCAGTTTAATTCTCTATCCTTGCAGGCAGCTAAAAAAGTTAGACCATTTGCTCAggaattttcaggattttaaacgcaaatatcaaactttgaaTGTCATTGAGGACGAGAAAATggctgtttttttattttttaaacacctcaTTGTCAGGCACGAGAATATTTTTCA ATATGTTAACATCTACAACAAGAACATGGGCTATCCTATGGTGTTGGATTTTATTCAGAACTCAATTCAAATTGCTGCGGCTCTAGTCCAAATCTCAGGG aACGAAATAACGTTACTGTTAATCGCATCTATAGCTACGTACTCGATAAGCATGCTGCTAAGGCTTTCTTTGTATTATTACCATGCAGATGAACTCTTGATTCTG AGTCAGAAATTGATCCACTCAATCTGGGAAAGCAATTGGCCAGACGAGActcctaaaatcaaattcatgaCTTTGATGTTTATCATAAGAGTTCAGAAACCTCTTGTTTTCACGATTGGTCCATTTGGTGTGATGTCGATACAATCCTTTATCTCT ATGTACTATCAAAAGATAATAAATGAGCAGCAGAAGATAAAAGATCAGCAGAA aTACTATCGATCAACGAACTACGAACAAACGACTAtagaacaaagaaaacaagacATAATTTTACTGTTACAAAAATATGGTGCAAtacaggtaaaaaataaacgaaaaacatTGCATACAGACTTTTTTATGATCGTAAAAGATTAG